A genomic region of Chromatiales bacterium 21-64-14 contains the following coding sequences:
- a CDS encoding EamA family transporter, with the protein MKRNNSIAAALIAALLFGISTPLAKVLVSEVPPIALAGLFYLGSGIGLLAWRWLRQCVGAGVNSGEAPLIRSDWRWLAGAILAGGVVAPTLLMLGIARTDGSTAALLLNFEGVFSALLAWFVFHENVDRRIAVGFFLIAGAGVLLSWAGTPTGGSPIGTLVVIAACLGWAVDNNLTQHISGSDPTQIAGIKGLVAGCINLGLAWFGGWHPAPPPVLFVALGVGFLGYGVSLTLFVSALRSLGTARTGAYFSVAPFFGAATALIILSERPGGLFWAAAAMMAIGVWLHVTERHVHLHDHQRLIHAHAHRHDEHHQHEHDDTWNGAEPHSHLHEHVPLAHSHPHYPDLHHRHRH; encoded by the coding sequence ATGAAGCGCAATAACAGCATCGCAGCGGCATTGATTGCCGCGTTACTCTTTGGGATAAGCACGCCGCTGGCCAAGGTTCTGGTTTCAGAAGTGCCGCCTATTGCATTGGCGGGCTTATTCTACTTGGGCTCCGGTATCGGTCTCTTGGCGTGGCGGTGGTTAAGACAGTGCGTCGGCGCTGGAGTCAACTCGGGGGAAGCCCCCCTGATCCGTTCCGATTGGAGGTGGCTCGCTGGGGCAATTCTGGCTGGCGGTGTCGTCGCACCGACATTGCTGATGCTGGGAATCGCACGGACCGACGGATCGACAGCAGCGTTGTTGCTAAATTTCGAAGGGGTATTCTCTGCATTGCTCGCGTGGTTTGTATTCCACGAAAATGTGGACAGACGCATTGCCGTTGGCTTTTTTTTGATCGCCGGCGCGGGCGTGCTGCTTTCCTGGGCAGGGACTCCTACAGGTGGCTCACCCATCGGGACCCTCGTCGTGATTGCAGCATGTCTAGGCTGGGCGGTGGACAACAATCTGACTCAGCACATCTCGGGGAGCGACCCGACCCAGATTGCCGGCATCAAAGGGCTGGTGGCAGGCTGCATCAATCTTGGTCTGGCCTGGTTCGGAGGGTGGCATCCCGCACCGCCCCCGGTACTGTTTGTGGCGCTTGGCGTTGGATTCCTCGGCTACGGGGTAAGTTTGACCCTTTTCGTCTCGGCGCTGCGTAGCCTCGGCACTGCCCGTACCGGCGCCTATTTCTCAGTTGCACCCTTTTTCGGTGCCGCTACGGCGTTGATCATTCTTTCCGAGCGGCCCGGAGGTCTATTCTGGGCAGCTGCAGCAATGATGGCAATCGGGGTGTGGCTGCATGTCACGGAGCGGCATGTGCATCTTCACGACCACCAGCGCTTGATCCACGCCCATGCACACCGGCACGACGAACACCATCAGCACGAACACGATGACACCTGGAACGGCGCTGAACCGCATAGCCACCTCCATGAACACGTGCCGCTGGCACATTCCCACCCCCACTATCCGGATCTGCACCATCGTCACCGCCACTGA